The Edaphobacter flagellatus sequence GTTGGCGATGGAACTTACGGCGATGGTCCAAACTTCCACTGGGACTACTACAACAGCTTCGTGATTCAGCCAATGCTGATGAAATTGCTTGAGACTGTACCTGCGAAGTCTGGGATGTGGAGCGCATTTAAACCGGTTGTGTTCGAACGCGCGCGCCGTTATGCAGCAATACAGGAGAGATTAATCAGTCCTGAAGGAACCTTCCCGGCAGTTGGACGCTCGCTCACTTACCGCTTCGGAGCCTTTCAGCTACTAAGCGATATCAGTCTGCGGCAAATGTTACCTGAAGGAGTGGCACCAGAACAGGTACGTTGCGCGTTGACTGCTGTGATGAAGCGCATGATCGAGCGCCCTGGCACCTTCGATTCCAACGGATGGCTCACCATTGGGTTTGCCGGACATCAGCCGCATATGGGCGAGCCGTATATCTCGACTGGAAGTCTCTACCTCTGTTCTGCCGCGTGGCTACCATTAGGCTTGCCTGCCGACAACATCTTCTGGTCAGGTCAGGCGAAGCCGTGGACCGCAGTTAAGTTGTGGAACGGCGAAGACATGATGGCGGATCATGCTCTTTCCGTTTAGTCGATAGGGAACATGGCTACTTCCACTGCATCAGCTTCAGAAGCTCTGCAGAAGGCTCCCACTCTCCGATCGGTGGATAGAGCAGCATCGCTTTACGAAGATCGCGGAGCGAGCCGCTTATTGCTGCCTGAATAGCAGCGCGCTCGTATGCCTTCACCGCAAGCACCAGTCCTCGGACATCGTTCGGCAGTGGATCGACGGGTAGTGCTGTTATCGTATCGTTCGATATCCTGCAAACCGTCTCAATCACATCATCCGCTGCGATATCGGGGATCGTTGCCTGATTGCGCATATTCACAATCACTCTCTCCGGCTCAGTCCCACATAACGCATTCATCACCTGAAGGGCAATGCGGTGATATCCCGTTGCTGCGCGGAACGGGTCCTCCGGCATGATCTCCTGATCGAATGCCGAGCCACCCTCGCCTTCAAGCTTCATATACGATCCCGAGCGCAGATTGAGGTAATCGATGTATGACTGCAGAGCACCGGCTTCATCATGAATCGCCATCGATTGAAGGAGGCTCTGCATGAGCGTCTCGTTCATCAATGCAATCTGGTCACCACGAGTGCTTCCCTGCTTGCGCTGATTCTCAAGCGCTCTGCGCCGTGAATAGTAAAAGAAGAGGTATTCCGTGGGGATCAGCCGCAGAGCACGTATCAGATCGTGATCGAAGAGTGGAGCTGAATAAAGCTGCGACAGAATGGCATCGTCATTCACGACGCGATCCATCACATCTTCACCTCGCAGCATGATCTTGCGGATCCAGCCAAGATGGTTCAGGCCGACATAATCGCACTCCACCTCATGGGGTGAGGCGCCGAGTGCCGTCTGAATGCGATGCAGCATCTCTGTTGGTGTATCGCAGATACCGACAACGCGCGCATTCGAGTGCTGCATAATCGCCTGCGTAATCAGCCCTGCAGGATTGGTGAAGTTGATGATCCATGCCTTCGGCGCAATTTTCTCCACCATCCGCGCCTGCTCAATCGCCACGGGAATCGTCCGTTGTCCCATAGCTACTCCGCCAGGCCCCGTTGTTTCCTGTCCTGGGTATCCGCATGCGATTGCTACGCGCTCGTCCTGAGCACGGCTGGCGATTCCACCGACTCGGACACTATTTAAAACGAATGATGCTCCTTCAATGGCCTCCTCGGGACTCCGCGCGACAGATACGCGTAGCGATCCGCCACTGCGGCGTACTACCTCTCGGCTCAATCTCGCGATAACCTCTACGCGCTCCGGATCGATGTCGTACAGCAGCAGCTCTTCGGCATCAAGCCGCCGAGCAGACTCATTGATTCCAAAAACAACAAGAGGCGTACGAACTCCACCACCACCAAGAAATGCAATTTTACGCGGCATAATTTTCCTCGCAGATCGCTTCTGCCTGAGCACGCGTCGGAAGTGCCTCAAGCGCACCGACCGCTCGCGTCGAAAGAGCGCCGCAGACACAAGCGAACTCAACGCACTGCTGCGGAGAAAGGCCAGAGAGAACACCCTCAATGAACCCGGCATCAAATGCGTCACCAGCGCCCGTCGTATCGATGGATTCAATATGCGGCGGTCTGACCCTGTATTGCACACCATCGGCGAGCAGAGCCGCTCCTGCGGAACCAAGCTTTACAAGCGCATGACGCACCCCCAAAGACTGGCAAAGCTCCAGATAACGCGCAGGTGTTCCAGCAAGAATCGTAGCCTCTTTTTCGTTGGGCATCACGTAGTCGATTGCACGCAGCACTTCCAGGCTTCGCGTGTCTTTAAGCCACGCAATGTGATGTCCAACATCCACCGAGATTGTTGCGCCATGGCTCCGAAGCGCAGGCAGGAGAGGTCTACTATCGTCTATGCCAAGCGGCAATGCCAGATGAATATGTTTTGCGCGGGCAGCCTCATGCAACACATCCGGACTACATCGAAGGTATTCCAATAATTCCTGATTGACACCACGATACGTGAAGAAGGACCTGTCGTGAACAGTTGAGATACTAACGGTTACACCGGTGCGGCCACGACATCGACTGATATTCGCCGCTGACACGCCAAATGCTGAGAGCCTTGCCTCAATAGCCGCAAACTGTTCGTCGCCTACTACGCCAATCAATCGAACTTTTCGTCCAAGCCTCGAGAGTGCACAGGCCGTTGTCACTGCGCCTCCACCCAGCTCCCATGCGTATTGCTCGGTGAATATCTCCTCACCAGGAGACGGCCACTCCGCAAAACCGCCGAAGACATGGTCGAGATAAATTTCGCCGATTACTGTAACGTCGTAACTCATGCCTGCCTGAATGGCCACTCCCGTTCCCTGTTCGCTTGAATCAAATAAAAGGCAATGCCCGTCACAGCGAGTGCGATACCCGCTGCAATGTGTTTGATCTGGCTTGTCGCAACGATATAAACCCATCCCACGAGAGCAATAATCGCCGGCAGCGGATAAAACGGCATACGAAATACATCCGTAGCAGCACCCGATCTACGCCGAAGAAGCAGCACGGCGATGCATTGCGCAATCGACTGGAGCAGCGTTTGAATCACGATAAGCGCCGAAATCAGGTCCGAAAGCGAGAAGACACACATCACCGCCGATCCGATTCCCATGTAAATCAGGGAAGTTGTCGGGAAATGGCCGCGAGGATGAACGCGTGCAAATATCTTTGGGAATCGTCCATCGGCCGCCGCCGCATACGGGATGCGCGAGTATCCCAGAAGAATGGCGTAAGCCGAGCCCCAGCTTGCGATCAGGATCAG is a genomic window containing:
- a CDS encoding family 4 glycosyl hydrolase — translated: MPRKIAFLGGGGVRTPLVVFGINESARRLDAEELLLYDIDPERVEVIARLSREVVRRSGGSLRVSVARSPEEAIEGASFVLNSVRVGGIASRAQDERVAIACGYPGQETTGPGGVAMGQRTIPVAIEQARMVEKIAPKAWIINFTNPAGLITQAIMQHSNARVVGICDTPTEMLHRIQTALGASPHEVECDYVGLNHLGWIRKIMLRGEDVMDRVVNDDAILSQLYSAPLFDHDLIRALRLIPTEYLFFYYSRRRALENQRKQGSTRGDQIALMNETLMQSLLQSMAIHDEAGALQSYIDYLNLRSGSYMKLEGEGGSAFDQEIMPEDPFRAATGYHRIALQVMNALCGTEPERVIVNMRNQATIPDIAADDVIETVCRISNDTITALPVDPLPNDVRGLVLAVKAYERAAIQAAISGSLRDLRKAMLLYPPIGEWEPSAELLKLMQWK
- a CDS encoding carbohydrate kinase family protein, translated to MSYDVTVIGEIYLDHVFGGFAEWPSPGEEIFTEQYAWELGGGAVTTACALSRLGRKVRLIGVVGDEQFAAIEARLSAFGVSAANISRCRGRTGVTVSISTVHDRSFFTYRGVNQELLEYLRCSPDVLHEAARAKHIHLALPLGIDDSRPLLPALRSHGATISVDVGHHIAWLKDTRSLEVLRAIDYVMPNEKEATILAGTPARYLELCQSLGVRHALVKLGSAGAALLADGVQYRVRPPHIESIDTTGAGDAFDAGFIEGVLSGLSPQQCVEFACVCGALSTRAVGALEALPTRAQAEAICEENYAA